gggcttttagtttgaataacaaatacgtttttcaaaactttactaTCGCAAATTCTTTGATCTGAGCATGATTCCGCGGGCCGTGTTGAATCAGGTCGCGGGCCCAGGCCTGTCCTAGATCCATACATGGATGAATATATCTATGTACTGTAGATGCATGCAAAGCCCCTTATTGTCCCTCACGCAATTCCTCTAAAGGTTGTTTTTGTTCTTGCCAATAGGCGTTTCCTCTTCCAGGACCCCAGGGCAGCCAAACGACGTGCCCAAGCCAAGGCCTCCCAGTCTCCACACGAGGCGCTTCTCCCCAAAGAGGAGTCTCTGGACGGGGAAGAGTTTTCAGATGGGTCTCCTGGGACCAGCTCGGCCGCCACTGAGGAACTGGACTACCTGTCCACCACAGACATGTACCTGTGTCGCTGGCATGTGCCTCCCCTGTCACCAACTTCGCGGGAGCCCTCACCCAAGAAGGAGGAGCCTGTGGCCAGTGAGTGTTACAAACTGTCATGAAATGGTTGTATTGGATCCCAAAAAATAAGGAAAAGGGCAAAATAAGTATTAACAGCACATAAAGGCTGAGACTTGGGCCTAAGTATTTTGTAATAGGCCACATGATTGCTTTTTGTTGCTTTATCTTTTGTAAAATGTGTGTTAAACAGGATTTGTAAAATTGCATGTGTGGTGGAATGACCTTCTCCATCTTGTACACAGTTCCCTCATGGAAGGAAAACCTTATGGAGCccctgggagaggaggaggcatCTGATATCCCTGAGGTGGGTACTTGTCTTGCACTGTTTGAAGCCCTAGGCTGGTGGAAGTCCAGATTGGACCCCTGGTCAGGAGGTCTAAAGTCCAACTGTTTTCTCTTACAGAATCTGGATGACAATGTCTTCCTGAAGCGCCACTCGAAGCATGAACTGGAtgagaagagaaggaagaggtaAGTGAGGGCTGGAGTTTTCACTATGCTCTGTTTACGTCTGACCAACTCTTGCTACGAGTCAGTATGTTTCTCTGGCATACTTCTGCCTTTCTCCTTATTTTTGTGTCCCTTATTTTGACCTTCCGTCACTGTATTCTTCACTCTCCTTCATTCACCTCCCGTAGATGGGACATCCAGCGGATCCGTGAGCAGCGGATGTTCCAGCGACTGCAGCAGCGCATGAACAAGAGGAAGGGTATCCAAGAGAGTGAACCAGAAGTGTTCTCCTTCTACCCAGAAGCCGAGGATGGTAAGCCCACCTATACACTGAATTGttaagatactactgcactgttggagctaggaacacaagcatttcgctacacccgcaataacatctgcgaaatatgtgtatgtgaccaataaaattgtattttttagATCTGGCCAAAAAGCAACTATCCCATTAGTAATGTCTGTTGAGATGAAATGTAGTCAGTTGAAATACTGAGCAGGGTCTTGGACTCATCACTTATGAaggtgttctttctctctctcctcagtggaGTCCCTCATGATCACCCCCCACCTTCCAGTGGTGGTGTTTGGCCGACCTCTGCCAAAGCTGTCGAGACGGTGAGTTGAGACATACACACTGGTTCTTAAATAACACCAAGCCAAACATCACTTGAATACAATTGGAGCGCTTGCTTCCTaacctaaacccctgtgtttctctATTCACCCTTGAAGGAGCTTTGACCTGCCCTGGCTGGACGAGCGGAGCCGCTGTCGAGTAGAGGTGCCCAAAAAGCAGACCCCCCACCGGACCTGCCGAAAATAAATCTGTCCTTTCCAGCTGAGTCCAAGAGAGGAGACACCGGCTGGATTGGTGCCAGGCAGCACCCCTTTGTGTGAACGTCTGCCTTGTTATTTGGGAGAGTACTACAGACGGGGTGGGGGAATTGCATGCCACAATCCCCTAAAATCAAAAGATGCACTGTGCCACAGTTTGGTCATGGTTGCTGGACTGCAGAGCGGATCCTATTGTTTGTTTATAGTAGGACTGGTTTGGAAGAAGACTGAGGGTGGTGTGAACTATCCAGGAAGAGCAGAGATCTTTGTCTCCTCTAGATTCCCGCTGGGATAATTTGAGGACAGTTTTCCTCTGTGCAACTTCACCCCAAAAATTCCCAAGAAAACAAGCTAAAGTTCTACAAACTGTTGACGTTGTCATTCACATCGACATGCCTCATATTTGAACAGAGCAGAATGACTCTGTCTCCCATCTGTATGTGATTGCTGTTGCATCCTATAGAAAGGAGACCTGTTGGAGATAAAaggaaaaaaacatttgtcattagGAGAGTGAGATGTGTTGAAAGCGCTTCAGCAGCACTTATGGTTTGTGTTTCAAACAAGATGTTGGAATTAAAAAAAATGCTTTATGCCCATGAACATGACTTTGTTTCTTTTGGATGGTGTCTTTGCCTGATTTGATAAATGTAGGAGATAAAATTAATTTGAACGCACTGGACCATAATGGGAATTAGGTATGAGTGAACGTGAATATCACTATCAATATGTCTCTGGATAATACTTCATATTCATTTAATCCGATTTCAGGGGATTTATAATTTTGTTCACAGGTGTCATCATACTGACTTAATCGTTACAAAATGCTTCAACAACCAATTAACGACACTTGCTAATTGAAACGATAACCTGCCAGAAAGATCGAAATTCCTTGATAAAAAAAAGAAGCTCGTGGCGGCTAAGGCGGAATTGCGTAACTAACATTCACCCACAATTCCTGGCATTCTTCCGGTTTCCTTTATACGATTTCTAAGATGGCGGACCGGCGACGGCGAAGGAGGCGCGCGTCCCAGGATAGCGAGGAGGACGATGAATCTGGTTCGGGATCGGAAAGTGGAAAGTCCCTTTCGCCAACGACAAAGCCCCGAGTACGGGATCCTGAGCCAGTTGAGGCACCAGCTGTTCGTGTGGTGCCGAAAAACGATGCTGAATCcgagtgtgtgagtgttgttcTCGAGACGCAAAGCTGATCAATTTAATAGTACTTgattagttggctagctagctaacgttagcctgctcACTACTATAATTAATGGCTGGGTCAACAAGTCAGCCGGCTATGGTAATGGGACAGTACCTCGGGGATACTTGTCCAGTGGTTAGGCCAAGCCGCATCCCCATGTTTTGCGTTTGCTGCGTCCAGCTAATGTTGCTCATAAATCAACCAACTCTCATGTTTGGCCGGGAAACGTGTGAAGGGCCAACCCGTGAACTAACTAGACAAGCCATTTCGTTTGCGCTAGCTTACTTTGTTTGGTAACGCTAGCTAGCACGTTTACCACGATGGTAACGCGTTAGTAAATGGTTAGCAAGATGAAAGTATTTTAATATATTAATATACTGTACTATCGGTGTTTAGTTAAGCTTATAAGCTAGCTAATGTTGGCGCACGTTATCTGTCAGTAACTTGCTAACTACTGTAGTAGCTAGATGCTAATGTTACCTAAAGCCACAGGGAGCTTTGACGTTGTTGGGTTATTTCatctgactgttaaaatgtgccGTCCTTAGTTAGATAACGTTACAATATTTGCCTCCAGTCACGCCTCATCTAGTAATTTTTCTTGACCAGTAATAATCAGTAAAGATCTTGACTTAACCCTCTGGTTTTGAATGGCCACCACTACGACAAAGCTTGTTGATATTTATCGAAATCCCTAGTGATGTGAGGAATCCATGTTTGGCATAATAAATGGTGGTTTtagtttatttttacagggacagtgtacATTAATCAACGTTTAGGTAacagtgccggttttagccagccagctaattttCAACAGCAGgtcctgggcaggttattaaaaacaattacaataacaaTATAGACAATCAATGAGCCGTGAGCAcatgcagagcaacataggacaatcAACATATAGCATGCAGACAGCGCAATAGCACAAAAagcaacaaaacaaaatgcaTTAAAGCAAcaatgtttccacacctcacaagcatCAAACAACATGGAAAGCAGCAATACACAGTTTGGGATTATGTTCTGAAGACCGATTGGCCTTTAGCCATGTTTTTTGTTAAGGTGTGATAGATGGTGCAGTTATTTATTTGATAGCAGTGTGTTCCAGACGTGGGATGCTCTCATGGAGAAAGCCAATTGACTAAAGCTGCTTTTCCTTACGGGAACCATATAGTCACCTCATGTTAGACCTTGAGGATCTGCTGCCATGGGTTTGTGTTTTCTGTGTAACAAAAGTACTAAGTGGGGGCGGAGcaaggccatttaggatcttgaatacaagacatgcgttggTGTATTACACAAGATTtttccaactcaggagctcatgctttctgagggtgtaacagtgatgatggctattgggctttctatcaagcactttgagagcctgtttgtagagaGACTGAAttggttttaatgttgtacagcaagcttgggcctAACTAGTCAATAgatagatttgaagtacagttttgctacctctgcaGTCAAACAATTTTGTATAAATGGAAAtgagctaggttgaatttggttatgagttacctttttcacctgctttttaaaagaggttggaatcaagtatgatgccaaggtacttaaaatcggataccacctggagcttctcccctgacacatctggctcagtagcatcagttgctctctttgtgaagaacatgcagacTTTTTTCTTCTTAGaattgagatgcaaacatgagtcactttataacctggaccattacagtagtgagttcttgtgccgCTTGTTttctctttgcatgcacatatatcactgtatcatctgcatacgtTTGAACTtaagacccagtacagacagaaggcagatcattaatgtacaggctgaacaggagggcccccagtattgacccttggggcacgcccacatcacAGCTGAGATTGGGCGACAGCTCATTGTTCACTCTGACACGCTGAGTTCTGCTTTCACgatatgatttcatccatctcaaggcatcggggggGAGTTGAACTTGGACAGTTTTGTGACGAGAACCTCATGGTtaacagtgtcaaaagctttcctTAGGTCAAGAAATACAGCCCCAACAAcacccctttgtccatcttggacttcacattttccagaagaaagcagttggctgtttctgtggagtgttttgctctgaagccaaactgcatagAGTGTAATGTCAcagggctgttgttgaggtgggcagTCAGTTGctctgctacacacttttcagCAACCTTCAACACCgcaggtagtatactaatgggcctgtagttactcatGTTAGATGGCTGTTATTATGGCCAACTTTCAgacccttggaaacaccccctgactaatagatgtgttggtgaccttagtaatggggccaatgagtgactctgtagtttttaagaaaggtagagtccaacccaaacacatctttggctttagagttctttagtgagctaatcaccttgttcacctcTGACTCAGAAACATCCCTTGTGATGAAGACCGGTTCAGTGTCATTCATTAGCGCGGAGCCCAAGaaaccagtggaggggttctgtgtcagtacctTGATAGAGTCAACAAAGTACAATGGtctttaagacactaacagcttagacggtaagcaattaaggttacaattatgaaaacttaggacactaaagaggcctttcttctgactctgaaaaacactaaaagaaagatgcccagggtccctgctcatcttcgtgaacatgccttaggcatgctgcaaggaggcatgaggactgcagatgtggccagggcaataaattgcaatgtctgtactgtgagacgcctaagacagtgctacagggaaacaggacagacagctgattgtcctcgcagtggcagaccatgtgtaacaacacctgcacaggatcggtacagccgaacatcacacctgcgggacaggtacaggatggcaacaacaactacccgagttacaccaggaacgcacaatcccaccATCagggctcagactgtctgcaataggctgagagaggctggactgagggcttgtaggcctgttgtaaggcaggtcctcaccagacatcactggcaacaacgtcgcctatgggcacaaacccaccgaggtggagggtccgtcagggtctggggcggtgtgtcacagcatcatcggactgagcttgtcattgcaggcaatctcaacgctgtgcgttactgggaagacatcctcctccctcatgcggtacccttcctgcaggctcatcctgacatgaccctccagcatgacaatgccaccagccatactgctcgttgtgtgtgtgatttcctgcaagacaggaatgtcagtgttctgccatggccagcgacgagcccggatctcaatcccattgagcacgtctgggaccttttggattggagggtgagggctagggccattccccccagaatcgtctgggaacttgcaggtgccttggtggaagagtggggtaacatctcacagcaagaactggcaaatctggtgcagtccatgaagagatgcactgcagtacttaatgcagctggtgaccacaacagatactgactgttacttttgattttgaccccaccccattgttcagggacacattattccatttctcttaatcacgtctgtggaacttgttcagtttctgtctgctgttgaatcttatgttcatacaaatatttgcatGTTAAGTTTGCCGAAaagaaacgcagttgacagtgagaggacttttcgtttttttgctgagtttacatcttTCATGCTCTTATTTGAACTTcagggctgtttttagagcatgATCTCGTTCTTTCATCAGTTTCCAGATTTCTCCATTTAGCTAAGGAAGAGTGCTCTTTTTCCCTGGTTTGgatttgattttctttaggaagtcATTTATTGTAGTCTGGATTGTGAATAGAAAAACTTGACTGTCAGCTTCCACATCTGTATAGGACAAGATAATTCCAGTTAATTCCCTCAGTCATTTAATTCACTCTGAATGGCCTGGTCATTTAACCTCTTTTGGCGCATGAACCGCTAGTGGGACACCTAcaacaacatctggtgaaattgcggAGTGTGAAATTccaaatacaaaaatcgtaatattaaacatgcatgaaaatacaagtgtcatacatcatttaaaagcttaacttcttgttaaaccAACCGTATTGTCAGATTTCAAAgctggctttacggcgaaagcataccgtgcgattatctgaggacagggccccacaccaaaatactttttcaaccagcacaggcgtcacaatCACAactagcgattaaataaatcacttttgaagatcttcctctgtttgcattcccaagggtcccagctacacaatgaatggtcgttttgtccgaaaaagtccttctttatatccaaaaagggcagtttagttggcgccaatgatctcagtaatccactctttcaacatgcatacaaacaaatccaaaaagttaccagtaaagtttgtccaaacaagtcaaacgatgtttctaattaatcctcaggtactctaatatctaaataaacaatATTTAATTCACGTGCCAACAAGACCACTTTTCTAATGAGACACCTTGTAGTTCTTCCAACTACttgttcatttttcaaaaaacaagcctgaaaccctttctaaagacttacatctagtggaagccataggaactgcaatctgcgTCCTATCTATTTGTATTTCCCATAGGCAAGCACTGAAATGGCCAGTGACCGAAAAAAaatctggatggattttcctctggtttttgcctgctttatcagttctgttatactcactgacattattttaacagttctagaaacttcagtgtttcctatccaatgctaccaagtatatgcatatcctagcttctgggcctgagtaacaggcagtttactttgggcacgtcagtcatccgaaaCCAGTATGCTAATGATTTAAGAGGGTACATTCCTAGTGACACAGATTCCCCCCCACTACTAAACAATTGACATAAGGGTTGGTATCATGTCTGcgtgacagtggtgtgtgtaggctacataCTGTTGCTATTTGTTGTCAATTCATTCACGTTGTTTGACTAGTGTTATCCTTTCTTAACAGGAAAGTGAAGATGGCGTAGGAGAAGGTGAGTCAGTGTTTGGTGACGCAATCCAATGGCCTATCTAGAATGATGCACACATCTGAAGCATTTCCCATTTGGATCACACCAATGTTAAACAGTTGATGTATTTGTTTCAGACACATTTTAATGTTTGTGTTTTTGCAGCTGTCCTTTCTGACTATGAAAGTGCAGATCCTGAGGAGAATGGCTCCCATTCAGAGGTGAGTTGCCACTGCTGaacagagttatactgtagggtAAAATGTTAATGTCATTTTTATGGGTTTTATTTGCATGGACGCTTGGGCAACATAGTATTTGATGAACTAGATTTTTTAGAATTTCAGTAATGCAGGCTTCATGAAGCTACCCCAAGGTTCCTCATTCTCCCAACAGAATAGCCCAACTAGTGGATTGGAAAGATCATGATGTATCTAACTTCCAAAGTATTTGAGACAATTATTTTTCAATCACCATGAAACAAGAGTCCCTCCAGGATGTAGCTATCCTGCGACCCATATTTTTTTTGGCGACCCAAATCAACAATTCCAAGTATATTATTTGAGGGCTTGCAAATTTGCCCAATCCTGCACTATTACCTCATAAAACAGTCAAATTATCGCATACAACTGACTGATCACAACTAAAAAAAGAGGGCTTGCAATTTCAACCAATCACTGCAAATTTACTGCATAATATGGTTCAGTTAAGCACACATCAACAAACTTTTTTCCCTCGTCAGTGCATTTTTTTAACAAATTGGACAAAATCATCACACATTgccatgtaaaatgtcagaattgcTGCAGTGAAATCCTGGATGGACTGAAGAGATGAGCAGGTTTCAACCAttgatacaggtactggtatTTCGGAACACAGACCGTCTGCACTGTAGCGGCCCCTCGATGCAAGATACATTAATACATCCTGGATGGATGTGTAAAAAAACATGAAATCTACTGGGGTTCGGATGACAAGTTTAATTTGTTCACTGTGCATGGATGCTTTTGACTGGAATAAGTAGGACTCCAAGGATATTTGCATTGATCTCTCTGACAGCATCTTGGTAATGATACACATGAAGCAAACTAACTCAAGTCTTGTATTGTCTCTCTCagggaggtgaggaagaggaggaggtggtccCTCCACCGGCTGCTGAGCCCAAACCCAGTCCTGCTGCTGACACTCCTGCTGCAGAGGGGGAGCTGCAGGAAGGAGGGGGGAAGGAAGAGGGTGAGAAAGGTGTGAGTAAAGAAGTGAAGTGTGAAGATAAAGGCAACCTGGCAGGGGAGCGGCAAAGCGGGGATGGACAGGTAAAATGGATAATTGAAAAGAAAAAACAGTTGAAGAATCGCATACGAATATAGGCCTCTTGGTCAATCATTTAGAGTAATTCTATTCCGTGTAACCAGGAAAGCACAGAAGACTCTGAGAATAAAGGTGCTAAACCAGGCCAGAAGCTGGATGATGACCAGGACCGTAATAACCCAGCTTATATCCCCCGTAAGGGAATGTTCTTTGAGCATGACGTCAGAGGAAACGCACAGGAGGAGGAACGGTACGTTTACCCTTTTTTTATTTATCCGTTAAATGTTTGTTGTTCAACTGAAACTAGCTAAACGTGACCAACAACCACACAAAGGATGGGTGACTCCTAGTAATAGACGGATGACGTTTCATTGGTAAACCTGTTTATTGGTATATTTGCGGCTTCTTTCCTGTCCTCCAGGCCGAAGGGTCGTAACAGGAAGCTGTGGAAGGATGAGGGTCGCTGGGAACACGATAGGTTCAGGGAGGAGGAGCAGGCGCCCAAGTCACGTGAGGAGCTGGTTGCAATCTATGGCTATGACATCCGCAACGGAGGTGTCTCCAATGAGCGGTCCTATAGACAGCGCAAGCCCAGGTACTACTAACCCTCAACTCGACTAACCCTCAACTCGACTAACCCTCAACTCGACTAACCCTCAACTCGACCAACCCAGTGTTCAAATTCCCATGTCTCTGAAAGCCTGTAACACTAACCACCATTACTGTCTATTGTGCCAATTTATATTAACAGGCAGAATATAAAAGATATATCTAAAAAATTTGAGCAGAGTCGCACAGATTTTTCCCAGGCCGATTTGTTAGTCAAAAGCCAGTTGCGTGTCTGAAAAGGATACATTATTTgaaaatatataggtccattatagTTTCTGTATACTTTCTACCTCGTTttagatgttcaagagtggcctgGAGTGTTTATAAAAGAATCAAAACATAATCTGGCCCGTGTACCATCGTTTACCAACCGCTGGTCTACTAGCAGCTTGTCCTCACACtagcctcttctcctccccctgcaGACACAGCACCTCTCCAGTCCGGGACAAGCGCTGGCGGGACGGAGATGGGGAGAGGCCCATCCATACCTCCTGGCAGCAGGGAGGGAACTCCAACAGCCGTAGCGCTCCCCTAGCCGTGGCCCTGCAGCAGTCTGGTCCTCCCCCCTCAGCAGCCCCCAACACCCAGCGCAACAACAACCCCCCCAGGCCCTCCTCCCACCCCCCACCCCGTGGCTTCCAGGGCAACCGCCCCCCCCAGGCCCAGTACAGGAATGACAGAAACCAGGAGTCTCAACGGCCAGGCCCCAAGGCCCACCCCGCCGAGCCCCTCCAGACCCGGAGCCTACCGCCCATGGACGGGGAACGAGGCCCCAGGGGCCGGGGGAACAGAGGGGCCCATACGGAGCGCAGCTCTTCGGTAGTGGTGGAAGAGATCCGCAGCGAGGAGGATGACGAGCGTAACACAACTACAGTGACAACGTCCGTCTACCACAATCGCCACTACAGTGGCAAGGGAGATCGAGAAAGGGACTCTGCGCCACGGCGACAGGAGCAGCAGCGAGGGGGATCTGCTCCTCCGGCGGACAACCCGGTTACCCGCGATGCCTCCCCGGCTCCGGAGCGGCCCGTGGAGAAGAAGTCGTACTCCCTAGCCAGGAGGACTCGCACCCGGGCCACTGAGCTGGACAAGCAGGCCTCTCTTGAGGAGCCTGCCTCCACCGCGTCTTCCTCGGCACTGACGAGTGAGCCGTGGCAGGGCCCCGGTCAGAGCCAAGGGGATGCTGGAGACAGTAGCCAGGCGACGGTACTCACAGGGCTGGACCAGGACCTGGCCAGACTCAGCCTGGCCGGACAGAACTGGGCCCAGAACCCATCTTCGTTTCTACGTGCTGAGATGAGGGGTGAGCCTTCTGTCTTTTGCCCTCGCTCTACCccgttctacctctctctcgctctaaccctcctttttttatttttattttgagtgTTAGGGAGTGACACACATCCTCTCATAGTTCCAGCAGCACTGTTACAAGCAGCTCAGTCACCACTGCACCAGCAGCCCAGGTGAAGCTAAGCAGCAGCTCCCTGGTGCAGCACTGAGTCAGTCGGTCAGTGACCGTTCAGTGAGGCTGATTGACATAATGAGGCCATTAGTCAGTGTGTCAATGGAAGTATCTCTTTTTAAGCCAGCTAATCCACTCAGTGCAGGTGGTGGTGCGTCCTTGCATGCAGTCTGGAGCCTGGGAGGTTTTTATCATGCAATACCTTAGAAATAAAATGTCCTTTTTGCACCCAAGGTTTAAAGTGGCTCAAGTACACATTTTGTCAGGACAGAAACCCTAGTCAGAACTACACGTTGGTAGCTGGTTTGACATGAAGCTTATAAGATGTAACTAAACAGCAGCAGTTAATCAGGAAGTTGGATATGTTTTGATTGCGTGTTGTCGAgacctttttttcctttttcttttCTTCATTTTTCCCGTCTCGTTGCAGGCATCCCTAACTCTATGCACATGGGTGGAGCACCTCCACAATACAGTAACATAGAAGAGCTGGTGAGTAGGCCAACTTGTGGTGACTTGTGTACAAAGATGGGTTTCTGTCATTTTATATGTTGCCTTCAAGGAGAAGTCTggcgttttttttgttttttttacctgACATTTTGAGCGGTTCGTTCAGCTCtcatcctctttctctccatctcaggGAGCTGGTAACCGGGCAAAGCGGTACTCGTCCCAGCGCCAGAGGCCAAGCCCGGAGCCCGCTCCTCCTATGCACATAGGGGTCATGGAAAGCCACTACTACGAGCCCAGTGAGTCAGtgccacacactaccaccagaaGGCAGGGCACAACTGAAACACACACTAGCCAGTGTCTCTTTGTCCATAGGCTCAGAGCCAGGCTCTGGTAGAATCAGTTCTAGACTACAGCATGTTGTAGCTGCGTTAGAATGCTGTCTTTAAAAATAAATGGTAGGGTACACGGGTATCTGTGATAAACTATAACAAAATAAGCTACATGGTTTAACACATGATTACATGATTGCCACAtcagatacttttgtatatatagtatatgtggactccccttcaaattagtggatttggctttttcagccactccc
Above is a window of Salmo salar chromosome ssa03, Ssal_v3.1, whole genome shotgun sequence DNA encoding:
- the LOC106600823 gene encoding protein CASC3 translates to MADRRRRRRRASQDSEEDDESGSGSESGKSLSPTTKPRVRDPEPVEAPAVRVVPKNDAESECESEDGVGEAVLSDYESADPEENGSHSEGGEEEEEVVPPPAAEPKPSPAADTPAAEGELQEGGGKEEGEKGVSKEVKCEDKGNLAGERQSGDGQESTEDSENKGAKPGQKLDDDQDRNNPAYIPRKGMFFEHDVRGNAQEEERPKGRNRKLWKDEGRWEHDRFREEEQAPKSREELVAIYGYDIRNGGVSNERSYRQRKPRHSTSPVRDKRWRDGDGERPIHTSWQQGGNSNSRSAPLAVALQQSGPPPSAAPNTQRNNNPPRPSSHPPPRGFQGNRPPQAQYRNDRNQESQRPGPKAHPAEPLQTRSLPPMDGERGPRGRGNRGAHTERSSSVVVEEIRSEEDDERNTTTVTTSVYHNRHYSGKGDRERDSAPRRQEQQRGGSAPPADNPVTRDASPAPERPVEKKSYSLARRTRTRATELDKQASLEEPASTASSSALTSEPWQGPGQSQGDAGDSSQATVLTGLDQDLARLSLAGQNWAQNPSSFLRAEMRGIPNSMHMGGAPPQYSNIEELGAGNRAKRYSSQRQRPSPEPAPPMHIGVMESHYYEPMSYQGPIYAHGDSPAPLPPQGMLVQPEMHLPHPGHPGHPGLHPHQSSGPMPNPALYAAPPVSMSPGQPPPQQLLAPPFYPPPGVMTFGNTNYPYPAGATLPPMYNPPAQSQVYGQSQVYGGVTYYDPMQQQAQPKPSPPRRSSQPVTVKPPPPEVGYGPE